The nucleotide sequence AATGAATTTTTCAACATACTACTCCATTAAACGACATTCAAAAATCATCCGCATACTAAACTATCTAAATAAAATAGACCTAACATACGATAGTACCGTTTCCCCCCGAAACTGCCGTGGGAATCAAAACTATGAAGAAGCGCATTATTTTAAAAAGATTCCCGAAGAAGAAATGTCGACTATTCTTAAACTTCTGAATAATGATGATCAGATCGATTTTTCCCAAGTATACACGCAAGACTTCAAAGTTTATGTAGAATCAGGCCCATTAAAAGGAATGGAAGGTATTATTAAAAAAATCGATAAACACAGGAGAAGGGTAAAAGTGCTTGTTTCCCTTATGGGAGATGAGCGAATTATCGACCTTGGTATTGAATTTATTGAGCCTAGTGTGTAATTCATGTAGCCATCATAGGTAAATGCTAAATGTTCAAATCCCCTGAAAGCATGACAACTGTACTGGAGGTTGAACATTATGCAAATATACGCTGTCCCTATATCTACATTACCAGATGTGTACATTTCACACCTCTTAACCTTTGTTACGGAAGAAAAGAAACAAAGACTGTCCAAGTTCCTTCAACGTGAAGATCTGATCAGAGGACTATTGGGCGACCTCCTTATTAGAAAAATCGTTTCTGAAAAATTTGCGATTCCTCCGAAAAGTATCTTATTTAGCAAGAACACATTTGGAAAACCGTACCTTTACATGCCGTTGAACCTACTTCATTTTAATATCTCACACTCGGGCAAATGGATAGTCTGCATAATAGACGAGCACCCTGTGGGTATTGATATAGAAAGAATACATACGGTTGATCTACAGATTGCAAAACAGTTTTTTGCACAAGAAGAATATGAGTTTATTGAGAATGAACAAGATGCTCTGCAAAGATACTCTCGCTTTTTTAAAGTCTGGACGGCCAAGGAGAGTTATGTCAAAGCAATCGGCCATGGACTCTCGACTCCACTAAATAGCTTTTCAACTGTTCGAGGAGGTGCAGTTGAGGGATTACGTGTCTATGATCAATGTAATTGGTATTTTAAAATATTCTTTCTTGATGACCAATATACTCTTACTGCTTGCGCGAAGAACGACAAGTTTTGTGAAACGGTTGAGATCATTGCCTTGAATACATTTGTTCAGTTTTTTCTAAATGATTGAGGGTGACATCAAGTTTTTTGAAAAAAAGAAGGCTTCATCCTCAAAACCGGTAGTTCTCTCTTTCGAAATCTTCTTTAAACAAGCTATATATCTCTAAATCTACAATTCCTTTACCAGACCAGGATGCTGCTTGTCTTAGCGTTCCCTTCTTGATGAAACCATTCTTGAGCAATACCCTTTTGGATACTTCATTCAGAGGCATTACATCTGCTTGAATTCTGCTCACCTTGGCATCTTCAATTTTAAGAAGCGTACGACCATGTTGACCGCCTCTGAGGCAATTCCTTTTCCCCAGTGTCTTTCGGCCAAAAAGTAGCCGATTGTTACCTTGTTTATTCTTTGATGAAACTCGAAAGCCTCGATAATACCAACTAATGTATTGCTCTGGTTCTAAGGGAAATCCCCCATTTCAATCTCGTTTTTTTATGATAATCTCTTTTAAAATGCCTGAGCATGGTCATTACACTGTCCTTTTTGTGCTTTGGAATAATACCGCAGTACTCAAATACATTATCATTGCTGTAAATCTCAAACACTTCTTCTAAATGATGATCTTCAATCGGGCCAAGTGTTAATTTGTCCGATTTCAATACTGGAAACTCCTTAAACAAAACGTTGCTATCCATTATTCAATCTCTCTCCTTTCCGTGTTCCCTTCTAGTAGACGCTACAGTCTGCAACCTCGTGTTCGGGGGTGCTTCCTATATTTACTTCAGGGTGGATGTAAAAAAATCCCGCCAATGTAGATGGCGGGACTATGTCCAAAAGCTATGGTTGTACTCGTTGGCTGGTCATGATCTTTTTTAGACAAATACTCGTATCATGAACAATTTGCTGAACCAATTCAATAAATTGAGCAATGAACTCATTAGCCGATTCATCTGGGAGATACGAATCTCGGTATGTCATTTCCAGGTACAAGGTCCGCTGATCTTCTTGTACGACAACAAAGTGGATATCGAATTTGCTTGGAGCGCAAGCATATTCGACAGGGAGCATCTCCAGACCCGCAATTTTCTCAACTTCGTCCTTTTGTGCAAATTGGAACACGACATTGAACAAAGGGTTTGTGCTGATCTCACGCGGGACGTTCAGTTTGTCCACCAGATGATCAAAAGGATAATCTTGATTTTCATATGCTTCTAGCAGTCGCTCCTTCACTTGATTCAAATACTCCAGAAAGTTCAGGCTGCGTCGTACCGAGTTACGAATGGCTAACGTATTGACAAACATTCCTACGATATTCTCCAGTCCATCGTGATGTCTTCCCGAGATTGGAGTTCCAACCACAATATCTTCCTGATCAGACAGCTTGGACAACAGAATAGTAAAGGTCGTCATCAACACCATAAAAAGGGTCGTCTCTGTTGACTGAGCAAGGTTCTGCAAGGCTACAGTTGTGTTATCCTCAAGGGAAAAATAGATCGTACGGGTTTTGGCATCTGCTGTCAAGGATGCTTGGCGACTGACTGGCATTTGTATCGGGTGAACAGGCTCTTTGAATATCTCTAGCCAGTACTTCTCCTGCTTTTGCCATTCTCTCGTATTCATGAGCTGATTTTCCCAGACAGCGTAGTCCTTATATTGAAGCTTGGGGGTATCCAACTGTCTTTTTTCGTAAAGGGCTACTAAGTCTTTTAGTATAATGCCTATTGACATACCATCTGTTATGCTATGGTGCATATCAATGATAAGGATGCACTCTTCTTTATCTATCAGCTTGATTAGCGCTGATCGAAACAGCGGTGATCTATCCAGGCGAAACGGCCTGACAAAATCTTGAATCATTTCTGTTGCTTCTGCCTCGGTCAGTTCATATACGAAAGAGGTAAACGAAACGTCAGAATGCACCTTTTGGAGCAACGCACCGGTTTCCACATCCAATTGAAAGGATGTCCGAAGTGATTCATGTCGCTGGGCAAGTTCCTTCATGGCCTCCCCAACACGCTGAATGTCCAGTCTCCCTTTCATTCTGCGTATGACTGGAACGTTGTAAGTTGTTCCGCTACCTAGTAATTTATTGATCATAAACAGCCGCTTTTGTGCTGAGGATGCTGGGTAGAAAGGACGCTCGGCAACTACTTCCAGTGAAGGCAATGGATTCACAGAGCAAATTTCGATCTGTTTAGCTAGTTCTCGAATGGTAGGATTACGAATCATCAGATTAAGATTCGATTTAACGCCAAAAGCCTTATTTATTTTGTCGATTACATCAAGCGCTTTGAAGGTTTGATCTGTTAACTGAAAGAAATGATCATGAACGCTTACCTTACGGATTCCAATTGTTTCCTGCCACAGAGCGGCTAATTGTTGCTCTGTTTCTCCCCTCGGTTCGTCCTCCTCAGTCAGAACCATGTTATCGGGCCACAATGGCAACGCTTTGCGGTCAATTTTGCCGTTCGGAGTCAGCGGTAGTGACTCTAGCAATATGAGATATTGCGGGACCATATATCCTGGAAGCTCGTCTTGCAGGTAATGATAGAGCTGGTCGGTTGTCAAAGAGCTGACCGGAACTACATATGCTCGGAGTATCGCGTCCCCGTCCACATCCTGTACAGCCGTTACCACTGATTCCTTTACTAGAGGATGATCGACTAGCTTCTTCTCAATCTCTTCAATTTCAATGCGGAATCCACGGATTTTGACTTGGTGATCTACCCTTCCAATGAATACCACGTTGCCATCTGGTATCCGCTTGACTATGTCTCCCGTCTTGTACACGACTCTCTCAGGCAACTCGTTGCTCTGTACAAAACGTTCCTCCGTCAACTCGGGAGCATTGTAATAGCCAAGGCCGACCCCCACACCTCCGATGCACAACTCACCTTCCATACCTTCCGGAACAATCTTCATCTCTTTGTCCACCACATACAATCGGACGTTATCAATTGGTTTGCCGATCGGCAGCTCGACTTCGCCTTGCCAGTCTTCGCTGCGCATGCGGTAATAGGAAGCGATGTCAGTACATTCAGTCGGGCCGTAGGTATTGACGATCTCCGCCTGGCAGTTCTCGCTGCGCACCCATGGACCCATCTTGGTCATGTGGATCGGCTCACCGCCCAGAAATACCCAGCGGAGGCTTTTCAGCTTTTGGTAGCCGTCGTCTGCATTCTCCTCGAGTAACGGGTAAAACGCGCTAGGTGTGCAGTTGATTACAGTAATGCCTTCACGTTCAATAGTCGCCGACATCTGTTCGTAGTCATACAAACCCGGTTCGAAAAGGATTAAGCGTCCACCAGTAATCAACGGCGCGTATAGATTTTTTTGCGCCAGATCAAAGCTGGCTGAAGCAATGAGCAGGACCCGTTCGTTCTCGGTAAACCTAAACTCCCTTGTGTACCAGTGAAGTAAATTGACAAAGGCATGAGACCGGATCATAGCACCTTTGGGATTTCCCGTTGATCCAGAGGTATAAAGTACGTACATCAATCGCTCAGGATCATATGGAAGCAGCATGTTTTCACTTGGAAACTCAGCTATTAGCAGGTCTTCCATCGCAACCATATCTGCATCCGTGTCGGCAATACGGTCTTGAAACGCACGCTGGACGAGCAACAACTTCGCACTCGAATTGCGTAGCAAGTAACGAAGACGCTCCGCTGGATAGCCGGGGTCAACTGGGGTATAGGCAGCTCCGGCTTTTAGGACTCCAAGTAGGCCTGTAATGAGTTCCAGGGAACGCTCGGCCATCACGACAACAACGTCTCCCTCTCCGATTCCCCTGTGATGCAGGGCATGAGCGATGCGGTTGGAAGACGCATGCAGTTGACGGTAAGTGAGGCGTTGTTCACCGAACACGACAGCGATCTCCTCGGGGCGTTGTTCAACCTGGTTCTCCAACATGTATGCGATGCTTAGCTCATATGGATATTCGGTGGTGGTCTGATTCAAGCCATAGACAAGGCGCTCTCGTTCATCTGCTGACAGCATGTCCATATCTTCTAGAAGCTGGTCGACATTACGGACCAGTTGTTCTAGCAGATTGAGGTAATGGTGCAGTAACCTCTCCATCTTGTTTTTGGCAAACAGCTTGACGCAATATTCCAGATTCAACTGGATGCCTCCGTCTTCTCTCTCGATCGCTTCCAGCATGAGGTCAAACTGAGAGACATGGGCGTTGATCGGATGCGTTACCATCCTTACCCCTTCCATACTCGGAAGGTAACTCTCCATGTTTTGTAGGACGAACATGGTATCAAACAACGGATTGCGGCTTAAATCCCGGGAGAACTCTAGTTTCTCGACCAGCTTGTCAAACGGCCATTCCTGGTGTTCATAGGCTTTCAGACAACACTCTCTTACTTCTGTAAGAAAGGCACGGAATGACTTGGCTGGGTGCGGGAAGTTCCGCAGAGCCAGTGTGTTGACGAACATTCCCACTATATTTTCAAATTCAGGCTGTTGCCTTCCCCCGACTGGTGATCCGACAATGATATCGGATTGTCCCGTATACTTGTGCAACAACACTTGATACGCAGCAAGCAAAACCATATACAGGGTGGATCCTGTTTCTTCGGCTACCTGTCCCAGCTTTTTGGCCAGTGAGGCGTCCACGTGGATGCTTACCTTGTCGCCCTCGAAGTTTTGTAACGGTGGCCGCGGGTGATCCAACGGCAGATTCAATACCGGTAGCTCCCCTTGCAACAAGTCTAGCCAATACTGCTCCTGTTCTTGCAAGGTCTCCCGCCTTTTGTTTTGCCAACACGCATAATCCTTGTACTGCATCGGCAATGATTCCAGTACTTCTCCTTCATAAAGGGCGGAAAATTCTTTCAGTAAAATCTGTATAGAAATACCGTCTGCAATAATGTGATGCATGTCCAGAAGAAACAGATGTTCGTTTGCGCCGAGCCGGATGACTTTCACTCGGAACAACGGACCTACACTCAGATCGAATGGACGCACGAACTGCCTGATTAGGTGGTCAGGAACCCCACCGATCACTTCCTCATAGGTGAAGAAGCCTTTCACTTCTTTTAGCACTTTTTGAAAAACCGTATCGCCAATCATCTCAAAACAAGTGCGAAGCGATTCATGCCGACGGCTTAACGAGGTAAATGCTTCGTGACAGCGGTCAGCGTCCAATGGGCCATATACGTGAGCCGCCCATGGCACGTTGTAGGCAGTGCCTACATCCTCAAACTGTTCCAAAACATAGAGCCTTTCTTGCTCCGAGGAAAGCCGATGATATTCTTGCCCTCCTGCTGTAGGAATGGATACGATACTTGTTTTGGGTGTTTGTCGAATGACCTCGGCAAGCTGCTGAACAGTCGGCGATCGAAATAAAGTTTGAATCGGGATGGACACACCAAATGTCTTTTTGATTCGAGAGAGAAGGGCAATGGCTTTTAAGGAGTGTCCTCCCAAACGAAAGAAACTGTCTTGGAGGCTAACCTTGCTAATGCCAAGAACATCCTCCCACAGTGTCGCCAATCGTTGCTCTGTTTCACCGTTGGGATCGTTTTCCTCCGTTCGCTCGATTTGCTGAGTAGGCAAGGGCAGCGCTTTGCGGTCGATTTTGCCGTTCGGAGTCAGTGGCAATGCCTCGAGGATCATTACCAACTGCGGGACCATATACGCTGGCAGTTCCATCTGGAGGTAATTGCAGATTTGGTCGGTGGTCAGGTTAGTGATCGGTACTACATATGCACGGAGCGTCGTGTCTCCGCTTGCATCTTGTACAGCCGTAACCACTGCCTCTTTTACCTGATGGTGATCGAGGAGTTTCTTTTCGATTTCTTCGATCTCAATGCGGAATCCACGTATTTTGACTTGGTGGTCTACCCTTCCTATGAACATTATGTTGCCATCTGGTAATCGCTTGACGATGTCCCCTGTTTTGTACATGACTCTCTCGGGCAACTCGTTGCTCTGTACAAATCGTTCCTCCGTCAACTCGGGAGCATTGTAGTAGCCAAGGCCGACCCCCACACCCCCGATGCACAACTCACCTTCCATACCTTCCGGGACAATCTTCATCTCTTTGTCCACCACATACAGCCGAGTGTTGTTAATTGGCTTGCCGATTGGCAACTCGACTTCACCCTGCCAGTTTTCGTTGCGCATGCGGTAATAGGAAGCGATGTCGGTACATTCGGTCGGGCCGTAGGTATTGACGATTTCCGCCTGGCAGTGCGGGCTGCGCAACCATGGACCCAGATGGGTCATGTGGATCGGTTCTCCGCCCAAAAATACCCACCGCAAGCTTTTCAGCTTTTGGTAGCCGTCGTCTGCATTCTCCTCGAGCAACGGGTAAAACGCGCTAGGTGTGCAGTTGATTACGGTAATGCCCTCACGTTCAATAGTGCTGGACATCTGCTCGTAATCATACAGACCCGGTTCAAAAAGGATTAAGCGTCCGCCAGTAATTAACGGCGCGTATAGATTTTTTTGCGCCAGATCAAAGCTGGCTGAAGCAATGAGCAGGACCCGTTCGTTTTCGGTAAATGTAAACTCTTGGGTGTACCAGTGAAGCAAATTGACAAAGGCATGAGATCGGATCATGGCTCCCTTCGGATTTCCTGTTGATCCAGAGGTATAAAGCACGTACATCAATCGCTCAGGATGATAGGGAAGTGGCAGGTTTTCGCTAGTCAACTCAGCCGCTAGCAGGTCTTCCACCGCAACAACATCTGCATCTGTGTCGGTAATACGGTCTCGAAACGTACGCTGGACGAGTAACAACTTCGCACTCGAATTGCGTAGCAAGTAACGAAGACGCTCCGCTGGATAGCCGGGGTCAACCGGGGTATAGGCAGCTCCAGCTTTTAGGACTCCAAGTAGGCCTGTAATGAGTTCCAGGGAACGCTCGGCCATCACGACAACAACGTCTCCCTCTCCGATTCCCCTGTGATGCAGGGCATGAGCGATGCGGTTGGAGGACGCATGCAGTTGACCGTAAGTGAGACGCTGTTCACCGAACACGACAGCGATCTCCTCGGGGCGTTGTTCGACCTGTTTCTCCAGCATGTGTGCAATGCTTAGCTCATATGGATATTCGGTGGTGGTTTGATTCAAGCCATAAACAAGGCGCTCTCGTTCATCTGCTGACAGCATGTCCATTTCTTCTACACGTTGGTCGACATTATGGACTAGTTGCTCCAGCAGATTGAGGTAATGGCGGAGCAACCTCTCCATCGTATTTTTGGCAAACAGCTTGACGCAAAACTCCAGATTCAAATGAATGGTGTCATTTCCTCTTTCGATTGCTTCCAGCATCAGGTCAAACTGAGAGATATGGGCGTTGATCGGATGAGTTACCATCTTTACCCCTTCCATACTCGGAAGGTAGCTCTTCATGTTTTGCAGCACGAACATGGTGTCAAACAACGGATTGCGGCTTAAATCCCGAGAGAACTGTAATTTCTCGACTAGCTTCTCAAACGGCCATTCCTGATGTTCATAGGCTTTCAGACAACACTCTCGGACTTCTGTAAGAAAGGCACGGAATGACTTGGCTGGGTGCGGGAAGTTCCGCAGAGCCAGTGTGTTGACGAACATACCCACTATGTTTTCAAATTCAGCCTGTTGCCTTCCCCCGATTGGTGAGCCTACGATGATATCGGTTTGTCCCGTATACTTGTGTAACAACACTTGATACGACGCGAGCAAAACCATATACAGGGTGGTTCCCGTTTCCTCGGCTACCTGTCTTAGCTTTTTCACAAGTGGAGCGTCCAGGCGAGCGCTCACTTTGTCGCCCTCGAAACTTTGTAACGGTGGCCGTGGGTGATCAAGGGGGAGATTCAGTACGGGTAGCTCCCCTTGTAGCAAGTCGAGCCAATACTGCTCCTGTTCTTGCAAGGTCTCCCGCCTTTTGTTTTGCCAATTGGCATAATCTTTGTACTGCATCGGCAGTGGGTTCAGAGCTTTCCCTTCATAGAGGGCGGAAAATTCTTTCAGTAAAATCTGTATAGAAATACCGTCTGCAATAATGTGATGCATGTCCAGAAGAAACAGATGTTCGTTTGCGCCGAGCCGGATGACTTTCACTCGGAACAACGGACCTACACTCAGATCGAATGGACGCACGAACTGCCTGATTAGTTGGTCAGGCACCCCACCGATCACTTCTTCATAGGTGAAGAAGCCTTTCACTTCTTTCAGCACTTTTTGAAAAACCGTATCGCCAATCATCTCAAAGCATGTGCGAAGTGATTCATGCCGACGGCTTAACGAGGTAAATGCTTCGTGACAGCGGTCAGCGTCCAATGGACCATATACGTGAGCCGCCCATGGCACGTTGTAGGCAGTACCTACATCCTCAAACTGTTCCAAAACATAAAGCCTTTCTTGCTCCGAGGAAAGCCGATGATATTCTTGGCTTTCAGCAGTAGGAATCGATACGACGTTAGTCTTAGGAGATCGCCGGATGACCTCGGCAAGCTGCTGAACAGTCGGCGATCGAAATAAAGTTTGAATCGGGATGGACACACCAAATGTCTTTTTGATTCGAGAGAGAAGGGCAATCGCCTTTAACGAGTGCCCCCCCAAACGAAAGAAGCTGTCTCGGATGCCTATCTTGCGGATCCCAAGCACTTCCTGCCATAGGGCGACCAATTGTTGCGCTATCTCATCGTTGAGATCAGGTTCCTCTGTTGGCCTCATTTTCTCAGGTGGCAGGGGCAACGCTTTGCGGTCGATTTTGCCGTTTGGAGTCAGCGGTAATGACTCTAGCAATATGAAAAACTGCGGGACCATATACGCTGGCAGTTCCATCTGCAGGTAATCGCGGATTTGGTCGATAGTCAAGCTAACCATCGGCACTACATATGCCCGGAGTGATGTGTCTCCATCTGCATCTTGTACAGCAGTGATTACGGCTTCCTTCACATGTGGATGGTCGAGGAGCTTTTTCTCAATCTCTTCAATTTCTATACGGAATCCACGGATTTTGACTTGGTGGTCCACCCTTCCAATGAACGCAATGTTGCCATCTGGTAACCGCTTGACTACGTCCCCTGTCCTGTACACGACTCTTTCGGGCAACTCGTCGCTCTGTACAAAGCGTTCCTGGGTCAACTCGGGAGCATTGTAATAGCCAAGGCCGACTCCAACGCCTCCGATGCACAGCTCGCCTTCCATACCTTCCGGGACAATCTTCATCTCTTTGTCCACCACATACAGCCGGACATTGTCAATTGGCTTGCCGATCGGCAGTTCGGCTTCGCCTTGCCAGTCTTCGCTGCGCATACGGTAATAGGAGGCAATATCAGTACATTCAGTCGGGCCGTAGGTATTGACGATCTCCGCCTGGCAGTTCTCGCTGCGCAGCCATGGACCCAGCTTGGTCATGTGGATCGGTTCTCCACCCAAAAATATCCACCGCAAGCTTTTCAGTTTTTTGTAGTCGTCGTCCGCATTCTCCTCGAGCAACGGGTAAAACGCGCTAGGTGTGCAGTTGATCACGGTAATGTCCTCGCGTTCAATGGTCGCCGACATCTGCTCGTAATCATACAAACCCGGTTCAAAAAGGATTAAGCGTCCGCCAGTAATCAACGGCGCGTATAGATTTTTTTGCGCCAGATCAAAGCTGGCTGAAGCAATGAGCAGAACCCGATCGTTTTCGGTAAATGTAAACTCTTGGGTATACCAATGGAGCAAATTAACAAATGCATGCGATCGGATCATGGCCCCCTTCGGATTTCCTGTTGATCCAGAGGTATAAAGCACGTACATCAATTGTTCAGGATCATATGGAAGCAACAGGTTTTCACTTGGAAACTCAGCCGCTAGCAGGTCTTCCACCGCAACCACATCTGCATCTGTGTCGGTAATACGGTCTTGAAACGTACGCTGGACGAGTAGCAACTTCGCACTCGAATTGCGTAGCAAGTAACGAAGACGCTCCGCTGGATAGCCGGGGTCAACCGGGGTATAGGCGGCTCTGGCTTTCAGGACTCCAAGTAGGCCTGTAATGAATTCCAGGGAACGCTCGGCCATCACGACAACGACATCTCCCTCTCCGATTCCCCTGTGATGCAGGGCATGAGCGATGCGATTGGAAGAAGCATGCAGTTGACGGTAAGTGAGGCGCTGTTCACCAAACACGACAGCGATCTCCTCGGGACGCTGTTCAATCTGTTTCTCCAGCATGTGTGCAATGCTTTGATCAAATGGATATTCGGTGGTAGTCTGATTCAAGCCATGGACCAGGTGCTCTCGTTCATCTGCTGACAGCATATCCATATCTGCGAGACATTGGTCGGCATCACGGACCAGTTCCTCCAGCAGATTGAAGTAATGGCAAAGCAATCTCTCCATTGTGCTTTTGAAAAAGAGGTTTGTATCATATTGAACTTTGACAAAGATGCCCTCTTTTTCTGCTTCGATTTCTAATGAAAAGTCATACTTTTTCCATTCAATCTCTTCATTTTTTTTCTTTTTGAAGAGAACATCAAAGAGTGGATTTCTGCTCGGATCTTGGTCCAAATCGAGTGTTTTCACTAGTTCTTCGTATGAGAAACGTTTCGGAGCAAGAGCCTGCAAGCACACTTGCTCGATGATGGCTACATACTCACGCCAAGTGATTTCCTGATCCACGTGGCCAGCGATTACAGAGGTGCAAGGTGCTTGGCCACCAGATTGTTGAAACGAATCAGACATCCACCCTACGAAGATTTGGTCTTGGCCAGAATATTTGGAGAGCAGTAGTATGAAAGCAGCCAGAAGCATGATTTCCATGGATACGGCTTCTTTCTCTTCAATAAGCTCCAGCTTTCTCTTTAACTCGAGGCTTGTCTTTTGTGCGACATAACCTTTCTCCATGCTTTTAACGGCTGGGCGAACACAATCTAATGGCATGTTTAATGTTTGTTCACGGTTTGCCAATATGTGTCTCCAATAATCATCCACTTGCCAATCATACAGCCTCTGTTCGACGTCTCCAGGTAGTTGGCCGTTCCTATTGGCAGTTCCAGCAAGCTTCTGAATCATTGAGTTGCTCTCCTTTGACATCAGGATTAGAGGATCATCTTTTTTCCTTCGTATCACCCTTTTTTGGGGGCAATCGATTCAAAGAATGAAGCCATCTCTTTAACGCCAGGATCTCTGAAAATGGAAAAATGATCCCCCTCCATTTCATGTAGATTGACTGGACTATAAAAAAATGCGTTCCATTGCTTTTCTTCTATCGAAGATTCTTTCGCTTTGATCAAATGAGCCTGTGCAAAAACTTTTCGCTGCGGATGATAGTGGACATAGGCATTCTGGAAATCGATGAACAAATTTAAATAGCGGTAAAAGTCTACTTGACTACTCTGTGCATATGCTGGAATTACTTGCAGAATTTCTTTGGGCATCAGGATTTCCAATGCTTCAAACGTAAGGTTGTGCGCTTCCATGTACTGAGCAGTCTTTTTATACAAACCATATAGCGTCGATTCATTCTCCATCTGAGAAATCAGTTCAGGAGCAGACAATACTTGTGTAATTTGCTGTCTGAATGAGTCTACAACCGATGCATCTGGAATTTGGAGATGCTGGTGCAGCAGCGGTGAGGAAGAATCGATGAGAACAAGCATCTCCACCTCATCTCCTGCAGCTTCTAGTTGCCTCGTGATTTCAAATGCCAATAGGCCACCTAGACTCCAACCAGCTAAAAAGTAAGGGCCGTCGTTTTGGATTTTTTTCATTTTTTCCAGGTATTTCTTTGCTAGCACCTCGATGGTGACATCTTGGCTACTTTCGCCATTGCTCATTTCTGCTGGAATGCCATAGCAGGTGAATCTGTCACCAAGGTGGTTTACAAGGTCAAAATAAGCGTCGATACTACCGCTAATGTCGTGAATCAAAAAGAGATTGGGAGCCTCCGTCGATCGTTTGTTGATTAAAACGAGGCCATGATCGCCATTAGCCGAG is from Brevibacillus brevis and encodes:
- the loaP gene encoding antiterminator LoaP, with the protein product MNWYVLFVKSGNEHSVKDWLNKAFDKETLYSIVPKRIVPEKKNGELLRVEKNLFPGYIFVKTEMNFSTYYSIKRHSKIIRILNYLNKIDLTYDSTVSPRNCRGNQNYEEAHYFKKIPEEEMSTILKLLNNDDQIDFSQVYTQDFKVYVESGPLKGMEGIIKKIDKHRRRVKVLVSLMGDERIIDLGIEFIEPSV
- a CDS encoding 4'-phosphopantetheinyl transferase family protein — encoded protein: MQIYAVPISTLPDVYISHLLTFVTEEKKQRLSKFLQREDLIRGLLGDLLIRKIVSEKFAIPPKSILFSKNTFGKPYLYMPLNLLHFNISHSGKWIVCIIDEHPVGIDIERIHTVDLQIAKQFFAQEEYEFIENEQDALQRYSRFFKVWTAKESYVKAIGHGLSTPLNSFSTVRGGAVEGLRVYDQCNWYFKIFFLDDQYTLTACAKNDKFCETVEIIALNTFVQFFLND